The following proteins are encoded in a genomic region of Corticium candelabrum chromosome 19, ooCorCand1.1, whole genome shotgun sequence:
- the LOC134194844 gene encoding zinc finger MYM-type protein 1-like yields the protein MADECTDTANVEQMSVCIRFVDDSVPGQVQVREEFLGFVKLDCADALSIFNAIVNFMKECNLDIRYLRGQGYDGAAVMSGKVSGVSARILRLQPKAIYQHCRSHRLNLVIASSCRQVPLIQDLFNSLGTLTWFLGGSPKRKVILCRHLIAGDMAELITAEDKEEEEPEEELEENLEQEETSKLSDTLIRKSSSRQVPVLCETRWSARLATLSSVLAKYKAIYLALQDIVAESSGTDSRAKASSYLRLLQSSSFIVCLVVSQYILSFCDPLTKSLQSPNCDVLKAYQTAKLLRTTISAQRREDKFKELWERVQTVAGEVDAQIDKPRTAIRSTYRSNAGMQTAEQDSAVAYFRRNVYYPFIDHAVTELNNRFPDTSESMLIGYRLLPSSVSSITRSEVNSIKLFYGPDLPNGATFEPEVEVWKTKCFQLPEKDRRVTLTDAAKMADSQYFPNIHEIFKLILTSPVGSVPCERSFSALRRLKEWSRSTMTQERLCGLALLYIHRDVAVSRENVLQRFDCTGHRRLGQLSL from the coding sequence ATGGCGGATGAGTGCACAGATACAGCTAACGTAGAGCAGATGTCAGTCTGTATCAGGTTTGTTGACGACTCTGTACCCGGTCAGGTTCAAGTGAGAGAAGAGTTCTTAGGATTCGTCAAATTGGATTGTGCAGATGCTCTGTCTATTTTCAATGCTATTGTCAATTTTATGAAAGAGTGCAATTTGGATATTCGTTATCTTCGTGGCCAGGGCTACGACGGTGCTGCAGTTATGTCAGGAAAAGTTTCCGGTGTCTCTGCTCGAATTCTTCGGTTACAACCAAAGGCTATATACCAGCATTGTCGGTCACATAGACTGAATTTGGTTATTGCATCTTCTTGTAGGCAAGTCCCTTTAATTCAGGACTTGTTTAACTCGTTAGGAACACTGACGTGGTTTCTAGGAGGCAGTCCAAAAAGAAAAGTTATCCTTTGTAGGCATTTGATAGCAGGAGACATGGCTGAATTGATTACAGCAGAAGacaaggaagaagaagaaccagAAGAAGAACTAGAAGAAAACTTAGAACAGGAGGAAACTTCGAAACTAAGTGATACGCTTATTCGTAAATCGTCATCAAGGCAAGTCCCAGTACTGTGTGAGACAAGGTGGTCGGCTCGATTGGCAACACTGTCCAGTGTCTTGGCCAAATACAAAGCCATATACCTTGCACTGCAAGATATTGTTGCAGAGAGCTCTGGCACTGATTCGAGGGCGAAAGCTTCATCTTACCTCAGACTTTTACAGTCCTCtagttttattgtttgcttgGTCGTTAGTCAGTACATTCTGAGCTTTTGTGATCCTCTGACGAAGTCTTTGCAATCTCCAAACTGTGACGTTCTGAAGGCTTATCAAACAGCCAAGCTGCTTCGCACAACGATTTCTGCGCAACGACGTGAAGACAAGTTTAAAGAATTATGGGAAAGAGTTCAAACAGTTGCAGGCGAGGTGGATGCCCAAATTGATAAACCTAGAACCGCAATAAGAAGCACCTACAGAAGCAATGCTGGCATGCAGACTGCGGAACAGGACAGCGCTGTGGCATACTTCAGAAGAAACGTGTACTACCCTTTCATTGATCACGCTGTGACAGAGCTCAACAATCGCTTCCCTGATACATCTGAATCAATGCTCATTGGGTATAGACTTCTTCCTAGCAGTGTTAGCAGTATAACAAGATCTGAGGTGAATTCAATTAAGCTCTTCTATGGTCCAGACTTACCAAATGGAGCTACATTCGAGCCTGAAGTAGAAGTTTggaaaaccaaatgttttcaaCTTCCTGAGAAAGACAGGAGAGTAACATTAACGGATGCCGCAAAGATGGCAGACAGTCAATATTTCCCCAATATTCATGAGATTTTCAAACTTATTCTAACATCTCCTGTTGGTTCCGTGCCGTGCGAAAGATCGTTTTCGGCTCTCCGGAGATTGAAGGAGTGGTCGAGATCAACAATGACGCAAGAAAGACTGTGTGGCTTAGCTCTTTTATATATTCATAGAGACGTGGCTGTAAGCAGAGAGAATGTCTTACAAAGATTTGATTGTACAGGACACCGCCGATTGGGGCAATTGTCGTTATAG
- the LOC134194873 gene encoding pulmonary surfactant-associated protein D-like — protein sequence MSVIPAYVLIMATCLLLSISSSTANVGSTACPQPEKGEMGPPGHSGKPGVRGHNGVKGSPGIAGSKGTKGDKGEIGKSGRQGKQGPAGVVGPPGKQGVTGSQGPLGNTGIQGPQGPQGSQGAKGERGIKGATGDTGARGLEGTDGTPGPSGHPGVQGTPGQRGHKGERGFSGFKGEQGPQGIAGPEMTAATLQRYFNPIATLQNKVEDLRNKFETIMRSFNACCIEEKPAAHLYGIGTRSTLSIGTRVTYWSTSTSPPGFLRGGTVYNNGYITVPRDGLYYVYSQFWYDRSSSSSQKWCSLYIKLNDSNNIGITSHYRQNPSGGDESQYTGVTVMLTANDRLSVRVGHTCLYEFFADGQTFFGAFYIG from the exons ATGTCTGTAATTCCAGCTTACGTGTTGATAATGGCCACCTGTTTGTTGCTCTCCATCTCCTCGAGCACAGCCAACGTCGGTAGCACGGCATGCCCGCAACCtgagaaaggagaaatg GGTCCTCCCGGCCACTCTGGGAAACCTGGAGTGAGG GGTCACAACGGGGTAAAGGGCAGCCCAGGAATTGCAGGATCTAAGGGTACAAAG GGAGACAAAGGAGAAATCGGAAAATCAGGTCGTCAAGGCAAACAG GGTCCAGCAGGTGTGGTTGGTCCACCTGGTAAGCAGGGAGTTACTGGTTCCCAAGGTCCGCTTGGAAATACTGGAATTCAG GGTCCACAAGGTCCTCAAGGTTCACAAGGAGCAAAGGGTGAAAGAGGCATAAAA GGAGCAACCGGTGATACTGGAGCAAGAGGGTTGGAAGGAACAGACGGCACACCG GGCCCTTCGGGTCATCCGGGCGTTCAAGGCACTCCTGGACAAAGAGGCCACAAA GGAGAACGAGGATTTTCTGGCTTTAAAGGTGAACAAGGACCTCAGGGTATTGCCGGTCCAGAG ATGACTGCTGCTACTCTTCAACGTTATTTTAATCCCATTGCAACTTTGCAAAATAAG GTTGAAGACTTaagaaacaaatttgaaacaatCATGCGTTCG TTTAATGCATGCTGTATTGAAGAAAAACCTGCTGCTCATCTCTACGGGATTGGTACCCGGAGTACTCTCTCGATCG GTACTCGTGTTACCTACTGGTCAACTAGTACATCACCTCCAGGATTTCTTCGAGGAGGAACTGTCTACAATAATGGATACATTACAGTTCCACGTGACGGATTGTATTATGTATATTCTCAATTTTGGTATGACCGAAGTTCAAGTAGCAGTCAAAAGTGGTGTTCACTTTACATCAAGTTGAACGACAGCAACAATATTGGCATAACTAGTCACTATCGGCAAAACCCTAGTGGTGGCGACGAAAGTCAATACACAGGAGTAACGGTTATGCTGACAGCTAACGACCGGCTCTCTGTGAGAGTGGGACATACGTGCTTGTATGAATTTTTCGCGGACGGTCAAACGTTTTTCGGAGCTTTCTACATTGGTTAA
- the LOC134194587 gene encoding pulmonary surfactant-associated protein D-like, translating into MSLHAVEITGLSAIHDSATTVVLKLHFSPHFQPKQDDVILLLPVDWSEPNQARHILYPNGNATVNFSTGEVATNDSDFTFQFVYFQDDAAVGRSRSFCLRKAYDAIHIMTFLGTNATMGIRPMHHSVIGMRSPVLQPLVAIQYQTKTDDHSTTDSNQTMSIVPAYVSMLMATCLLLSISSSTANVGSTACPQPEKGEMGPPGHSGKPGVRGHNGVKGSPGIAETKGTKGDKGEIGKSGPQGKQGPAGVVGPPGKQGVTGSQGPPGNTGIQGPQGPQGSQGVKGEKGIKGATGDTGARGLEGTDGTPGPPGHPGVQGPPGQRGHKGERGFSGFKGEQGPQGIGGPEMTDATLQRYFKPVETLQNEVENLRNKFETIMRSFNACCIEEKPAAHLHGSGGYTLSSDTHVTNWLTTTSPPGFLRGGTVYNNGYITVPRDGLYYVYSQFWYDRQPGRGHNFCSFYIKLNDSNNIGMSRHYRRNPGGNDETQYTGVTVMLTGSL; encoded by the exons ATGTCTCTTCATGCAGTAGAGATTACTGGTCTCTCAGCAATTCACGACTCGGCTACGACCGTCGTTCTGAAACTACACTTTTCTCCTCATTTTCAACCTAAGCAAGATGATGTAATCCTGCTCTTGCCTGTCGATTGGTCAGAACCAAATCAAGCAAGACACATCCTCTATCCCAATGGCAATGCGACAGTCAACTTCTCTACTGGTGAAGTGGCAACCAACGATTCAGATTTCACTTTCCAATTTGTTTACTTCCAAGATGACGCTGCAGTAGGGCGTAGCCGCTCATTTTGCCTCCGGAAGGCTTATGACGCAATACACATAATGACGTTTCTTGGTACAAACGCCACAATG GGAATCAGGCCCATGCATCATAGTGTGATCGGCAT GAGGTCACCCGTCTTACAACCGTTAGTTGCCATTCAGTACCAGACCAAGACAGACGATCACAGTACGACAGATTCAAACCAAACCATGTCTATAGTTCCAGCTTACGTGTCGATGCTGATGGCCACCTGTTTGTTGCTCTCCATCTCCTCGAGCACAGCCAACGTCGGTAGCACGGCATGCCCGCAACCtgagaaaggagaaatg GGTCCTCCCGGCCACTCTGGAAAACCTGGAGTGAGG GGTCACAACGGGGTGAAGGGCAGCCCAGGAATTGCAGAAACTAAGGGTACAAAG GGAGACAAAGGAGAAATCGGAAAATCAGGTCCTCAAGGCAAACAG GGTCCAGCAGGTGTGGTTGGTCCACCTGGTAAGCAGGGAGTGACCGGTTCACAAGGTCCACCTGGAAATACTGGAATTCAG GGTCCACAAGGTCCTCAAGGTTCACAAGGAGTAAAGGGTGAAAAAGGCATAAAA GGAGCAACTGGTGATACTGGAGCAAGAGGGTTAGAAGGAACAGACGGCACACCG GGTCCTCCGGGTCATCCGGGCGTGCAAGGTCCTCCTGGACAAAGAGGCCACAAA GGAGAACGAGGATTTTCTGGCTTTAAAGGAGAACAAGGACCTCAGGGTATTGGCGGTCCAGAA ATGACTGATGCTACTCTTCAACGATATTTTAAGCCCGTTGAAACTTTGCAAAATGAG GTTGAAAACTTGagaaacaaatttgaaacaatCATGCGTTCG TTTAATGCATGCTGTATTGAAGAAAAACCTGCTGCTCATCTCCACGGGAGTGGTGGCTATACTCTTTCAAGCG ATACTCATGTTACCAACTGGTTAACTACTACATCACCTCCAGGTTTTCTTCGAGGAGGAACTGTCTACAATAATGGATACATTACAGTTCCACGTGACGGATTGTATTATGTGTATTCTCAATTTTGGTATGACCGACAGCCAGGAAGAGGTCATAATTTCTGTTCATTTTACATCAAGTTGAACGACAGCAACAATATTGGCATGAGTCGTCACTACCGGCGAAACCCTGGTGGTAACGACGAAACTCAATACACAGGAGTAACGGTTATGCTGACAGGCTCTCTGTGA